From Candidatus Vondammii sp. HM_W22, one genomic window encodes:
- a CDS encoding transposase — protein MKRWLSNRIVRRYLEVFFLPAYSPELNPDEYLNCDLKSMLHGGEAIRSVNDLKKRTRSCARTLQKEPGQVKSYFNAIHIKYAA, from the coding sequence TTGAAGCGCTGGTTATCTAACCGGATCGTAAGGCGCTATCTGGAAGTCTTTTTCTTGCCTGCCTATTCACCGGAACTGAATCCTGACGAGTATCTGAATTGTGATCTGAAAAGCATGCTTCATGGCGGAGAGGCGATTCGTTCTGTGAACGATCTGAAAAAGAGAACACGATCCTGTGCACGAACCTTGCAAAAAGAGCCTGGACAAGTGAAAAGTTACTTCAATGCGATACACATAAAGTACGCAGCCTAG
- a CDS encoding transposase: MSWAVRSGLEPIKKVPGTIKNHLWGILNAVVLEECLR, from the coding sequence TTGTCATGGGCAGTGCGCAGTGGCCTGGAGCCAATCAAGAAGGTGCCAGGAACAATCAAGAATCATCTGTGGGGAATATTGAACGCTGTTGTTTTGGAAGAGTGCTTAAGGTAA
- a CDS encoding transposase, with protein MDMWPAFINATLKSLPRVEEKIAFNKLHVAKYLGEAVDKVHAAKSTKR; from the coding sequence ATGGATATGTGGCCAGCCTTTATCAATGCCACACTGAAAAGCTTGCCTAGGGTTGAAGAGAAGATTGCCTTTAATAAACTCCATGTCGCCAAGTATCTCGGTGAAGCAGTAGACAAGGTACACGCTGCCAAGAGCACAAAGCGCTGA
- a CDS encoding site-specific DNA-methyltransferase: protein MAIRVGPRRRGRFFAVTKHVLFTDVWDFPSVQSYPGKHPCEKPVALMRHIVETSSKPGALVLDGFAGSATTAIAAHQLDRKFIGSEMSETEFNHAVDRLTECLTSRL from the coding sequence ATGGCAATCAGGGTAGGACCTCGCCGGAGGGGCCGTTTCTTCGCCGTTACCAAGCATGTACTGTTCACTGATGTGTGGGATTTTCCATCTGTTCAGTCTTACCCGGGCAAGCACCCTTGTGAGAAGCCGGTAGCTCTAATGCGCCACATAGTAGAGACCAGCAGTAAACCCGGCGCATTGGTGCTCGACGGTTTTGCAGGTAGCGCAACCACTGCCATTGCAGCTCACCAATTAGACCGCAAGTTTATCGGTAGTGAGATGAGCGAGACTGAATTTAACCATGCCGTGGATCGGCTGACTGAATGTTTGACTAGCAGGCTTTAA
- a CDS encoding DNA-methyltransferase: protein MEFNHNNIKLIKTDCLALLKTISNDSIDLIATDPPYYKVRTDSWDRQWKNKGEFSHWLDQVLAEYQRVLKPTGSLYIFCGPYLASETEILVDTHFRVLNHIVWRKPRGRHLGLNKESLTKYCSQTERIIFAESRKRQPFHYEPIRSHLVDTLKEAGITNKQINLATDTQMSGHWTSRSQFSLPAEKHYDTLRRIAPKLKP from the coding sequence ATGGAGTTCAATCACAACAATATCAAGCTGATCAAGACTGACTGCCTGGCGTTACTGAAAACCATATCCAACGATTCAATTGACCTGATAGCCACCGACCCTCCCTACTACAAGGTGAGAACTGATAGCTGGGACAGACAATGGAAGAACAAAGGGGAATTTTCCCACTGGCTGGATCAGGTTCTGGCGGAATATCAGCGAGTGCTGAAACCCACTGGTAGCCTCTATATATTCTGTGGGCCGTATCTCGCCTCCGAGACTGAGATATTGGTGGACACACATTTCCGGGTGCTGAACCATATCGTTTGGCGGAAGCCCCGCGGGCGGCATCTGGGACTCAACAAGGAATCTCTAACGAAGTATTGTTCCCAAACCGAGCGCATCATATTTGCGGAAAGCCGGAAGCGACAACCATTTCACTACGAACCAATTCGTAGCCATCTGGTCGATACCCTCAAAGAAGCAGGGATTACGAATAAACAGATAAATTTGGCTACAGATACACAAATGAGTGGTCACTGGACTAGCCGGTCACAGTTCAGCCTCCCCGCTGAAAAGCACTATGATACTCTCAGGCGAATTGCCCCTAAACTGAAGCCCTGA
- a CDS encoding E3 ubiquitin ligase family protein encodes MIKTGIPLESNTSDQLFLLRDKTGDCIINPEGAEVTPNDRSIGYGHARYPSNKKPMRSIPQLRPLFRLAKLLNTPIGLTGRHRYTEERIYTSDTLYAIGHFKSLDEMGHTLSQ; translated from the coding sequence GTGATAAAAACTGGCATACCATTAGAGAGCAATACCAGCGATCAACTTTTCCTGCTGCGTGACAAGACCGGCGACTGCATCATCAATCCGGAAGGCGCTGAAGTCACACCTAACGACCGAAGCATCGGGTATGGCCACGCCCGATACCCATCAAATAAAAAGCCCATGAGATCGATACCCCAGCTGCGACCGCTTTTCAGGCTGGCCAAGCTGCTCAATACACCCATTGGCCTAACTGGCCGCCACCGCTATACCGAAGAGCGTATCTACACCAGCGATACACTCTACGCCATAGGCCACTTCAAAAGCCTGGATGAGATGGGTCACACACTTAGCCAATGA
- a CDS encoding pteridine reductase, with amino-acid sequence MTKDSLPVALITGAAHRIGACIARTLHRSGMNIVIHYRHSADAAESLKKELEAIRPDSVLLLQADLLDTGRLPDIIQAIRNWQGRLDLLVNNASSFYPTPLEEVAEAQWDNLIGSNMKAPFFLAKAAAPMLSECGGSIINLVDIHAQRPLKNHPVYSMAKAGNAMMVKALARELGPKIRVNGVAPGAILWPEEGLSKETQQEILSRTALERPGNPENIARTVLFLARDADYITGQVIAVDGGRTTQQ; translated from the coding sequence GTGACCAAAGATTCACTGCCCGTTGCCCTGATTACCGGAGCAGCCCATCGTATTGGCGCCTGTATCGCCCGCACACTCCATCGCAGCGGCATGAATATCGTGATTCACTACCGCCACTCAGCCGATGCGGCGGAATCATTGAAAAAAGAGCTAGAAGCAATACGCCCAGATTCTGTGCTGCTGCTCCAGGCCGACTTGCTGGATACCGGCAGATTACCAGATATAATTCAGGCCATCCGAAACTGGCAAGGGCGCCTCGACCTGCTGGTCAACAACGCCTCCTCTTTCTATCCGACCCCCCTCGAAGAAGTGGCCGAAGCCCAGTGGGACAACCTCATCGGCAGCAACATGAAGGCCCCATTCTTTCTTGCCAAAGCAGCGGCGCCAATGCTCAGCGAGTGCGGTGGTTCAATTATCAATCTGGTTGATATACACGCTCAACGCCCGCTGAAAAACCACCCCGTCTACTCAATGGCCAAAGCGGGCAATGCCATGATGGTAAAGGCCCTGGCCAGGGAGCTGGGACCGAAAATCCGAGTAAACGGCGTAGCCCCCGGCGCCATTCTCTGGCCGGAAGAGGGTTTAAGCAAGGAGACACAGCAGGAGATCCTCTCCCGCACAGCCCTGGAGCGCCCGGGAAATCCAGAGAACATTGCACGAACAGTCCTATTCCTGGCCAGGGATGCCGACTACATCACCGGGCAAGTTATTGCCGTGGATGGAGGGAGAACAACACAGCAGTGA
- a CDS encoding phosphatase PAP2 family protein produces MVLIRLEEEKKLNIIALTAGIFAGGGAIVNEHFLKTYLKVARPNIIWLAGESGSGPLGMTAEQFYEMGDKEARRSPLASVLQQDPKPILLTPSIEAHWVEETGYSFPSGHSFSAIFFATFLLMIGTTYLSIKRLWLFYFLLPWALAVCYSRPILRLHTPAGISIGGLQVTFPPS; encoded by the coding sequence ATGGTATTGATTCGTCTAGAAGAAGAAAAGAAACTTAATATTATTGCGTTAACCGCAGGAATCTTCGCAGGTGGGGGTGCAATAGTTAATGAGCATTTTTTAAAGACGTACTTAAAGGTAGCACGTCCAAATATAATTTGGTTAGCCGGTGAGAGTGGTAGCGGTCCATTGGGAATGACAGCCGAGCAATTCTATGAGATGGGCGATAAGGAGGCTCGCCGCTCACCCTTAGCAAGCGTACTGCAACAAGATCCTAAGCCTATCCTTTTAACACCCTCTATTGAAGCTCACTGGGTAGAAGAAACCGGATATTCCTTTCCTTCAGGACATTCGTTTTCGGCAATATTTTTTGCAACATTCTTATTGATGATCGGAACAACTTACCTATCGATCAAAAGACTATGGCTGTTCTATTTTTTATTACCTTGGGCTTTGGCTGTCTGCTATTCCCGGCCTATTTTAAGACTCCACACACCTGCTGGTATTTCTATCGGGGGCTTGCAAGTAACCTTCCCCCCATCTTAA
- a CDS encoding transposase: MHHAKEVERWLSNRTVKRYLEVFFLPAYSPELNPDEYLNCDLKSMLHSGEAIRSLNDLKKRARSCMRTLQKKPERVKSYFNTAHIKARCLVRVFGLLNIKQ; the protein is encoded by the coding sequence GTGCATCACGCCAAGGAGGTGGAGCGCTGGTTATCTAACCGGACCGTAAAACGCTATCTGGAAGTCTTTTTCTTGCCTGCCTATTCACCGGAACTGAACCCTGACGAGTATTTGAATTGCGATCTGAAAAGCATGCTTCATAGCGGAGAGGCGATTCGTTCCCTGAACGATCTAAAAAAGAGAGCACGATCCTGTATGCGAACCTTGCAAAAGAAGCCTGAACGAGTGAAAAGTTATTTCAATACGGCACACATTAAAGCGCGCTGCCTAGTAAGAGTATTTGGCCTTCTTAATATCAAGCAGTGA
- a CDS encoding Com family DNA-binding transcriptional regulator, with translation MTNIRCGHCNKLLAKGDVKKLQIQCPRCRTLNHIEGQGTPSENAMSVSSKGAIYGVQSQQYQADQD, from the coding sequence GTGACAAATATTAGATGTGGTCATTGCAATAAATTATTAGCGAAAGGTGACGTAAAAAAATTACAAATTCAGTGTCCTCGATGTCGGACACTTAACCATATAGAGGGTCAAGGAACCCCCAGCGAGAACGCCATGAGCGTCAGCAGCAAAGGCGCAATTTATGGAGTTCAATCACAACAATATCAAGCTGATCAAGACTGA
- a CDS encoding pyridoxal-phosphate-dependent aminotransferase family protein: MDITTFNPPVRTLMGPGPSDVYPRILEAMSRPTIGHLDPLFVGLMEEMKALLQYAFQTESALTMPVSAPGSAGMETCFVNLVEPGDKVIVCQNGVFGGRMKENVERCGGIPVMVEDEWGKAVDPQKLEDALKANSDAKIVAFVQAETSTGAQSDVKRLVELSHQYDCLTIVDAVTSLGGTPIKVDEWQIDAIYSGTQKCLSCTPGISPVSFNERTQEKIRDRKTKVQSWFLDLNLVMGYWGSGAKRAYHHTAPVNALYALHEALLILKEEGLENAWKRHQDNHLALRAGLEAMGLTFIVAENDRLPQLNAVSVPDGVDDAEVRSRLLNQYNLEIGAGLGVLAGKVWRIGLMGHASRAENILLCISALEAVLSDMGAPINTGVAVSAMHKALSR; this comes from the coding sequence ATGGATATTACTACCTTCAACCCTCCTGTTCGCACCTTGATGGGTCCCGGACCCTCTGATGTGTATCCACGCATCCTTGAGGCAATGTCACGCCCCACCATCGGCCACCTGGACCCACTCTTTGTCGGACTGATGGAAGAGATGAAGGCGCTGTTGCAGTATGCGTTCCAGACAGAAAGCGCCCTGACCATGCCGGTTTCCGCTCCAGGATCTGCCGGAATGGAGACCTGTTTTGTTAATCTGGTTGAGCCGGGAGACAAGGTGATTGTCTGCCAGAACGGTGTCTTTGGCGGCCGCATGAAAGAGAATGTGGAACGCTGTGGCGGCATCCCGGTTATGGTGGAAGACGAGTGGGGAAAAGCGGTTGATCCGCAGAAGCTGGAGGATGCGCTGAAGGCGAATTCTGATGCAAAAATCGTTGCCTTTGTTCAGGCCGAAACCTCCACTGGCGCTCAGTCGGATGTAAAAAGACTGGTTGAGCTGAGTCACCAGTATGACTGTTTGACCATTGTGGATGCTGTTACCTCCCTCGGCGGTACACCGATCAAAGTGGATGAGTGGCAGATAGATGCCATCTATTCGGGCACTCAGAAGTGCCTCTCATGTACCCCGGGTATCTCTCCAGTCAGCTTCAATGAGCGGACTCAGGAGAAGATCCGTGACCGCAAGACAAAAGTTCAGAGCTGGTTCCTCGATCTGAATCTGGTCATGGGCTATTGGGGCAGCGGTGCCAAGCGCGCTTACCACCATACAGCGCCGGTCAACGCCCTCTATGCACTTCACGAGGCGTTGTTGATTTTGAAGGAAGAGGGGCTGGAGAATGCCTGGAAACGGCACCAGGATAACCACTTGGCTTTAAGAGCCGGCCTTGAGGCGATGGGCCTCACCTTTATCGTGGCTGAGAATGACCGTCTGCCTCAGCTGAATGCCGTCTCTGTCCCTGACGGGGTGGATGATGCTGAAGTGCGTTCCCGTCTACTGAATCAATACAATCTTGAAATCGGTGCGGGCCTAGGTGTATTGGCCGGCAAGGTGTGGCGTATCGGGCTGATGGGTCATGCCAGCCGGGCGGAAAATATCCTGTTGTGTATTAGTGCGCTGGAGGCGGTGCTGTCGGATATGGGCGCGCCGATCAATACCGGCGTGGCGGTGTCTGCAATGCATAAGGCGTTGTCCCGGTAG
- a CDS encoding thiamine pyrophosphate-binding protein yields the protein MKVQISELIVRFLEQLDVKCIFGIPGSHILPVYDGLF from the coding sequence ATGAAAGTACAGATCAGTGAGCTCATTGTCAGGTTCCTGGAACAGCTGGACGTCAAATGCATTTTCGGTATCCCAGGATCTCATATACTGCCGGTTTACGACGGATTATTTTGA
- a CDS encoding SAM-dependent methyltransferase, producing MPNENAKAHSERLVDRIREEIEAAGGRLPFDRYMELALYAPGLGYYAAGARKFGEAGDFVTAPELSPLFARCLARQCKQVFEQLGGGDILEFGAGSGVMAADILLELKQFQSLPGRYLMLELSPALKARQRETLEQKVPDLLDRIEWLSAMPEMDFQGVVLANELLDAMPVNRFRIERGKVLEQFVVWKEGQLNCEWFEPVAPGLIPAVGTVQNLLGSDCSDYESEVNLRIAPWLETVSGIFSAGLLLLIDYGYPRAEFYHPQRDRGTLMCYYRHRVHPDPLFLPGLQDLTAHVDFTAVAEAGLAAGFSLAGYTTQTYFLMGTGLDELVAASDPNDVVPHMTLVQGVKRLTLPSEMGERFKALGLGKKLNGPLAGFSMREMSEHL from the coding sequence ATGCCGAATGAGAATGCCAAGGCGCATAGTGAGCGTCTGGTCGACCGTATCAGGGAAGAGATTGAGGCTGCCGGCGGACGTCTCCCCTTTGATCGCTATATGGAGCTGGCACTCTATGCCCCCGGTCTGGGTTATTACGCTGCCGGTGCGCGTAAATTTGGTGAAGCGGGGGATTTCGTCACCGCGCCGGAACTCTCCCCTCTGTTTGCCCGCTGTCTGGCCCGTCAGTGTAAACAGGTGTTTGAGCAATTGGGTGGTGGGGATATTTTGGAATTTGGTGCCGGCTCAGGTGTGATGGCGGCGGATATTCTACTGGAATTGAAGCAGTTTCAATCTCTGCCGGGTCGCTATCTGATGTTGGAGCTGAGCCCGGCTCTCAAGGCGAGACAGCGCGAAACCCTGGAGCAGAAAGTGCCCGATCTGCTGGACAGGATTGAGTGGCTCAGTGCCATGCCAGAGATGGACTTTCAGGGGGTGGTGCTGGCCAACGAACTGTTGGATGCCATGCCGGTAAACCGCTTTCGAATAGAGCGGGGCAAAGTACTCGAACAGTTTGTTGTCTGGAAAGAGGGGCAACTTAACTGTGAATGGTTTGAGCCGGTGGCTCCGGGATTGATTCCCGCCGTTGGCACCGTGCAGAATCTGCTGGGTTCCGATTGCAGTGATTATGAATCCGAGGTGAATCTTCGGATCGCTCCCTGGCTGGAAACGGTCAGCGGGATTTTTTCCGCAGGGCTGTTGCTGCTGATCGACTATGGTTACCCCCGCGCCGAATTTTATCATCCCCAGCGGGACCGGGGTACGCTGATGTGCTACTACCGGCATCGTGTCCATCCCGATCCCCTGTTTCTGCCGGGACTCCAGGACCTTACCGCCCATGTTGATTTTACTGCGGTGGCAGAAGCGGGCCTGGCTGCCGGTTTTTCTCTCGCCGGTTATACTACTCAGACCTACTTTCTCATGGGCACGGGCTTGGATGAGTTGGTTGCCGCATCAGACCCAAACGATGTCGTGCCGCACATGACGCTGGTTCAGGGGGTGAAAAGATTGACGCTACCTTCGGAGATGGGCGAGCGCTTCAAAGCTCTGGGCCTGGGGAAAAAACTGAACGGCCCGCTGGCGGGTTTCTCAATGAGGGAGATGAGTGAGCATCTGTAA
- the arfB gene encoding alternative ribosome rescue aminoacyl-tRNA hydrolase ArfB gives MLRISTQVTIPDREIEISAIRAQGAGGQNVNKVSTAVHLRFDISCSSLPDFYKERLLALSDQRISIDGVVVIKAQQFRSQEKNRDDALNRLRVMIQQAGVTQKKRRPTKPTRSSQRKRLDKKTRKGQVKALRGRICE, from the coding sequence ATGCTGCGAATATCCACCCAAGTCACTATCCCCGACCGGGAGATTGAGATCAGTGCCATTCGGGCCCAGGGTGCAGGCGGCCAGAACGTCAATAAGGTCTCCACTGCGGTGCATCTGCGCTTTGATATCAGTTGCTCATCGCTTCCCGATTTCTACAAGGAGCGATTGTTGGCGCTTAGCGACCAACGTATCTCCATTGATGGGGTGGTTGTGATCAAAGCTCAACAGTTCCGGAGCCAGGAGAAGAACCGGGATGACGCATTAAACCGGCTTAGGGTAATGATACAACAAGCGGGTGTCACCCAGAAAAAACGTAGACCCACGAAGCCGACACGCAGTTCGCAACGGAAGCGGCTTGATAAAAAGACCAGAAAGGGGCAGGTGAAGGCTCTGAGGGGCAGGATCTGTGAATAA
- the folB gene encoding dihydroneopterin aldolase, which yields MDIVFLRDLRIETVIGIYDWERKIKQTVVLDLEMSTDVSRAAASEDIADALDYKAVTKRMISFVEESEFQLVETLAERCAGIIREEFDVHWVRLTLNKIGAVSAARDVGVIIERGEHF from the coding sequence ATGGATATTGTGTTTTTACGTGACCTGCGCATTGAAACGGTCATTGGCATTTACGATTGGGAGCGCAAAATTAAGCAGACTGTTGTGCTGGACCTTGAGATGAGCACCGATGTCAGCCGGGCCGCTGCATCTGAGGATATTGCGGATGCGCTCGACTACAAGGCAGTGACCAAGCGAATGATCAGCTTTGTTGAAGAGAGCGAGTTTCAGCTGGTGGAGACGCTGGCAGAACGCTGTGCCGGTATTATTCGTGAAGAGTTTGATGTCCATTGGGTGCGGCTGACACTGAATAAGATTGGCGCTGTCAGTGCCGCCCGGGATGTCGGTGTGATTATTGAGCGTGGCGAGCATTTTTGA
- a CDS encoding FKBP-type peptidyl-prolyl cis-trans isomerase has translation MSFSTNVFGVAVLMSVVFHAHSAEFSTVDQRFSYALGFQFAQQLRSQGIKVEGASFAAALDDVLQGNELQLTIDEMREAVKAGQGILIKAKKEQAQRALEMGEEFLAENKAREGVVTLPSGLQYLVLKEGTGETPAEDASVTVHYRGTLINGKEFDSSYGRGEPSTFSLGGVIPGFKAAISQMKSGARWQVFIPSKMAYGEIGAPGSIGPNETLIFEIELVSFEAKKVSNTEKAE, from the coding sequence ATGTCGTTTTCTACAAATGTGTTTGGCGTTGCGGTGCTTATGAGTGTTGTTTTTCATGCTCATTCTGCGGAGTTCTCAACGGTAGATCAACGTTTCAGCTATGCGCTAGGATTTCAGTTTGCGCAGCAGCTGAGGTCCCAAGGGATCAAGGTTGAGGGTGCCAGCTTTGCGGCAGCTCTTGACGATGTGTTGCAGGGGAATGAACTCCAGTTGACCATTGATGAGATGCGGGAAGCGGTAAAAGCGGGTCAAGGGATACTGATCAAGGCAAAAAAGGAGCAGGCACAGCGCGCCTTGGAAATGGGAGAAGAATTCCTTGCTGAGAACAAAGCCCGGGAAGGCGTGGTGACTCTCCCAAGCGGACTTCAGTATCTGGTTTTGAAAGAGGGTACGGGCGAAACACCTGCTGAGGATGCCTCAGTGACCGTGCATTACAGAGGAACTCTGATTAATGGCAAAGAGTTCGACAGCTCCTACGGCCGTGGTGAACCTTCCACTTTCTCTCTTGGCGGTGTGATTCCTGGATTCAAAGCGGCGATCAGCCAGATGAAGAGTGGCGCTAGGTGGCAGGTCTTCATTCCTTCTAAAATGGCTTATGGTGAAATTGGTGCACCGGGATCAATCGGCCCCAATGAGACGCTGATATTTGAAATCGAGCTGGTCTCTTTTGAGGCAAAGAAAGTGAGTAATACTGAGAAGGCAGAGTAA
- the folK gene encoding 2-amino-4-hydroxy-6-hydroxymethyldihydropteridine diphosphokinase yields MPGIWLSLGSNIDRSRHIHSALKVLGEEFGPLIVSPVYESEAVGFDGDAFYNLIVGIESDQPAESLMAGFRVIEVDHGRARGSEKFSSRTLDIDLLTYGDCTLKQGKLELPRDEILRYAFVLLPLSDVAGDEVHPLTGKCYRDLWEAFDRKKEQLLWRVSID; encoded by the coding sequence ATGCCCGGTATCTGGCTCAGTCTCGGCAGTAACATAGACCGGAGCAGACATATTCACAGCGCGCTTAAGGTGCTTGGTGAAGAGTTTGGTCCGTTGATTGTCTCCCCGGTCTATGAGAGCGAGGCGGTGGGATTCGATGGTGATGCCTTCTATAACCTGATTGTCGGCATTGAGTCGGATCAGCCGGCTGAATCTTTGATGGCGGGTTTTCGTGTTATTGAAGTGGATCATGGCCGGGCACGGGGAAGTGAGAAATTCTCCTCGCGGACGTTGGATATAGACCTGCTGACCTATGGTGACTGCACCCTGAAGCAGGGCAAGCTGGAGCTGCCCCGGGATGAGATTCTCCGTTATGCTTTTGTGCTTTTGCCGTTGTCCGATGTGGCTGGAGACGAAGTGCATCCCCTTACCGGTAAATGCTACCGGGATCTATGGGAAGCGTTCGACCGTAAAAAGGAGCAGCTGCTGTGGCGGGTCAGTATTGATTGA
- a CDS encoding gamma carbonic anhydrase family protein: MSDIRPFVGKSPIIARDAWIDPSAVIIGDVEVGMQSSVWPLCVVRGDIQSIQIGERSNIQDGSVLHVTHDSSFNPDGFPLIIGDDVTVGHKVMLHGCEIGHHCLIGMGSVVMDGAVLEPYLILAAGSLVPGGKVLEERHLWRGSPARKVRALTEEELAYLDYVAGNYVQLAEQYSKGKQEK; encoded by the coding sequence ATGTCTGACATTCGTCCTTTTGTCGGTAAATCGCCAATTATCGCCCGGGATGCCTGGATCGATCCAAGCGCGGTGATTATCGGTGACGTGGAGGTCGGTATGCAATCTTCTGTCTGGCCTCTGTGCGTGGTGCGTGGTGATATTCAGTCCATCCAGATTGGCGAACGGAGCAATATACAGGATGGCAGTGTGCTTCATGTAACCCATGACAGCAGTTTCAATCCTGATGGTTTTCCTTTGATCATCGGTGATGATGTTACTGTCGGGCACAAGGTGATGCTCCATGGTTGTGAGATTGGACACCACTGCCTGATTGGCATGGGGTCCGTGGTGATGGATGGTGCCGTGCTTGAGCCTTATCTTATTCTGGCTGCCGGGAGCTTGGTACCGGGAGGTAAGGTACTGGAGGAGAGGCATCTCTGGCGAGGCTCTCCTGCGCGGAAGGTTCGGGCGTTGACAGAGGAGGAGCTGGCGTATCTGGATTATGTGGCCGGCAACTATGTGCAACTGGCTGAGCAGTACTCTAAAGGAAAGCAAGAGAAATAA
- a CDS encoding helix-turn-helix domain-containing protein: MPNEEHGVVTVSVSWAKLGSGFTAMFEALVIDWLKEASISAVSRLMGLSWNAIDGIMQRAVKRGLARRKKSAQHVLLLMRLPSRNATIM; encoded by the coding sequence TTGCCCAATGAAGAACATGGGGTGGTCACCGTGTCAGTTTCCTGGGCAAAACTGGGCTCTGGGTTTACTGCAATGTTTGAGGCGCTGGTGATCGACTGGTTGAAAGAGGCGTCCATCTCGGCAGTCTCCCGATTGATGGGGCTGAGTTGGAATGCCATTGATGGAATTATGCAGCGAGCGGTTAAGCGGGGACTGGCACGTAGAAAAAAATCAGCCCAACACGTATTGCTGTTGATGAGACTGCCTTCAAGAAACGCCACGATTATGTAA
- the efpL gene encoding elongation factor P-like protein EfpL yields MPKACDLKRGVIVEINRAPHAVKQVEAKSPSSRGASTLYKIRFTNLQTGQKLDDSFKGEDFLKEIDCIRTQVQYSYLDGDIFTFMDMEDYSQYGLNREDIEDHTGYLTEGLEGITALLVDGNIRGIELPQSVSLTIVDTTPGIKGSTATGRTKPAILATGLEIQVPEYLENDELIKVNTTTGKFISRA; encoded by the coding sequence GTGCCAAAGGCTTGTGATTTAAAAAGAGGTGTGATCGTAGAGATCAACCGGGCTCCCCATGCCGTCAAGCAGGTTGAGGCAAAAAGCCCGTCGTCCCGGGGTGCGTCCACCCTGTACAAGATACGTTTTACAAACCTTCAGACGGGCCAGAAACTGGATGATTCTTTCAAGGGTGAGGATTTTCTGAAGGAGATCGACTGTATCCGGACTCAAGTGCAGTACTCTTATCTGGATGGTGACATATTTACCTTTATGGATATGGAAGACTATAGCCAGTATGGCCTGAACCGCGAGGATATCGAGGATCATACCGGCTATCTGACGGAGGGCCTGGAAGGGATTACGGCGTTGCTGGTCGATGGTAATATACGCGGCATCGAGCTTCCTCAATCTGTCAGTTTGACCATTGTTGATACCACCCCCGGGATTAAAGGTTCTACTGCCACCGGCCGGACAAAGCCTGCCATACTTGCCACAGGACTGGAGATTCAGGTTCCTGAATATCTGGAAAATGACGAGCTGATCAAGGTGAATACAACCACCGGTAAGTTTATTTCACGGGCCTAG